gccgcggtcgagcagcaggccaCAGAGTACTGGGCGGGAGTGCTGGATGGCATGGTCGTTACGCCATGCCCGATGCTCCAAGGCGAGTACTCCGCAAAgagcgcccgcgccgccagcgTGAGCCGCACGTTGGCGACGCCGCTTtcgcagctgcaggcgaAAGCCAAAGAGACCGGTGTGTCGCTCCATGCGCTCTTCCTCTCGTCGTTCTGCTCGCTCCTCTCGCagtacgtcggcgaggacgaagTGACCCTTGGTCTCGTTCTCTCTGGCCGCATGGGCGATGCATCCCATGCGCGCGTCCACGGACCGTGCACGACCACAGTGCCGTTCCGCTGGCATGCAGGTCACCCCCTGAAAAAGACACACGATGCGCTCTACGAGATGCTGCCGTACCAGTTTGTGCGCCTCGCATCGGTtgcacgcgcgctgcatcgcGAAGGCGCACTGTTCGATATCCTCTTTTCGTTCCTCCctgagcgcggcgagagccagctcgaggacaCGATGGAGACTGGATACCCTCTTGCCCTCGAGGTGCAGACGGATGCtggacgcgacgcggtggaTCTGCATGTCGTGTTCGCAGAGAGCCGTCTGCCGAGGAAGCAAGCCGATCTGCTACTTGGCCAGCTTGGCGATGTGCTTGCACCGGCCAGCGACATGTCGCTGCGCTCTCTCGTGCACCCTGATCCGCTTGTTCCGGACGAGGGGCAGTCGTTCCTCGCCATGTTTGCACAGCATGCGCGTGAGATGCCCGACGCCGATGCGATCACGTTTGCGACGTCGTTTGAGCCCTTCGAGGCGCAGACTCTGTCgtacgccgagctcgacgcaaAGAGCACCGCGTACGCCAAGCacctcgtgcagcagccCGGCGAGGCCGTATACGTCCACCTCGCGCGTTCGATTGAAGTGTATGTTGTTCTCTTGGCGGTGTGGAAGGCGCACAAGACGTACGTCCCTCTCGACCCCACGCTCCCCatggagcgcctcgcctaCATGGCGCAGACCGTCGGGGCCGGCACGCTCTTGTCGGAAGCACGCGACCTGGGTCCACtgagcgccttgccgagACTGTCGCTGTCGGATCTGCAAAGTGACAGTGCCGCGACACTGCCGCCACCCGCGCTGTCTGCACCGGCCTACATTCTCTTTACGAGTGGCAGCACCGGCAAGCCGAAAGGCGTGCAGATTGGCCACAAGGCACTGGCTGCAGCCATTTTGTCGTGGCGCGATATGCTTCCGCAcacgccggcgtcgcgcctcttgcagcTCGCGTCGCCCGGCTTCGATGTGAGTCTCTTTGAGATCTGCCTGCCGCTCGCACTTGGCTTTGCGATCGGTAGTGCGCCCAAGGAGTTGCTCCTTACGGACCTGGAGCGTGCTTTCTGGGCGCTCAACATCACTATGGCGGACCTGCCAGCGGCACTTGCCTCGCTCTTGCATCCTAGCCGCCTGCCAAAGCTCGAATGGCTGATGAGCGGTGGCGACGTGAtcgacgagcgtgtcgtACAGACGtgggcgacgccgccgcagcgcctcaTCAACGCCTACGGCCCGACCGAAGGCACGATCGGCAACACGCTCGGATTCATGGAGCCGggtacgcgccgcagcgtcgtgGGCCAGGTGTACCCCGCCACGACGCTGCTGGTGCTTCCTGCGAACGAGTCCACGCCTGTGTACGccggcgcgatcggcgagctggtcgtCGCTGGACCCCAGGTCGCGGACGAGTatgtcggcgcgccggaccTCACGGCGGCCAAGTTCCCAACGATCGACGGACGCCGCGTGTACCGCACCGGTGaccgcggccgcctccTCTGCGATGGGCGCGTCGAGTGCCTGGGTCGTATGGAGCGTGGCCAAGTCAAAGTGAACGGccagcgtgtcgagctcgaagagattgcgcacgagctggcgctcgagggTATCCAGGATGCTAATGTGCAGTACATTCAGCACCCGACGCACCCCAgcaagcagctcgttgCCTTCCTGGCGACGTcggctgccgcggcgccgagcgagctTGTCCTGCTGCCGGACGGTGCCGAGATCGCTGCAGGTGTTCTCCGCGGTGCCtcgcagcgcctggcgccGTACATGCTTCCCGCACAGACGCTAGTGTTGGGCCACGGTCTGCCGCTCACACCGAACAACAAGGtggacgtcgcgcggcttgcGCAGTGGTACTTTGGCATGAGCGGGTCGGAGCTGCGTGCActccgcggcgcacaggcgcagcagcgcagcgctaatgcgccgccgacgctgccCGATGTGCTTGCGGCACTTGGCGGTATGCTCGAGGGCATGGACATTgacagcgacgcgtcgttTTATACACTCGGCCTCGATTCGCTGTCGGCGATCCGCTTGGTACGCAtgctgcgtgagcgcggCTATACCACgaccgtcgccgagcttctCCAGTGCGGCACGCCGtaccgcctcgccgagcgcctggccaAAGGCGCAGGCGAAGTGCACGAtgtcgccgacctcgccCTGCCCGACCGGCCCGCCTTTAGGGCTCTGCAGGCCAAGCTTCctgccgcgacgctcgtccctgcgacgccgctgcagaGCGGAATGCTTGCACAgacggtcgcgagcgaTGGCGCGCTCTACGTGCACAAGCACACGCTGCAACTCGATGCTTCGGCGGATCAGATCAAGGAGGCATGGGCGCGCCTGGTCGCCTCGAACACGATCTTGCGTACGTCGTTCCATGCCGTGGACGATGCCGTGGTCCCGTGGGTCCAGGCAGTGCATACGAGCATTGTTCCAGACGTGACACTCGGTCCGAGCGTCACGCCCCCCTGGAACACGAccgaagcgctcgcgcagcccCTGCACAAGCTGTATCTGCACGGAAACGAGGCGACGTTGTGGATGCACCACGCCTTGTACGATGcacacgcgctcggcgagatcctcgacgagctggatgcgctgctgcaagGCCAGAcgcccgaggtgcgccCGCCGTatgcggcgctggtgcCGCACCTCaacgccggcgagcgccacgcgccgttCTGGGCTGAGACACTTACGGGCTACGTTCCCCGTCTGCTTCTcgtgcccggcgcgccgcatgcaggctgcaccgcgagcgtcgtgctgcCCACGTCGCTCGCTGATGCACAGGCAGCCTGCCGTAAAATCGGCGTGACGATGCATGCGCTTGCGACGCTGGCCTTTGCCGAGCTCATGGCGCACtgcacgagcacggccgacgTCTGCTTCGGCCAGGTTCTGTCTCTGCGTGGCGATGTGCCGGATGCCGACCGCATCGTCGGCCCTGCACTGAACACGGTGCCGACGCGTGTCCGTCTGCAAGGATCTGTCGCGCAGTGCCTGCAGCGTGTGCAGGCGCAGACCGATGCCGCACGGCCCCACCgccatgcgccgctgcgtgcgatcCAAAAggccgcgcatgcgcacacggcgctggtcgatgcgctgctcgacgtgcaAAAGATCGACAGCGACGACACGCCGTGGAAGAAGGTGCGCCTGGTGCCGAGTGACGATGCCCACGACGTGCATTATGCGCTGAATGTCGAGTTTGTGCAACGCCCCGATGCGCTTGAGCTTgtcggcacggcgcggaCTGCGTTTGCGGACACCGCGCGTCTCGCAGCGCTCCTCGCCTACatgggcgagcgcgtccaaGACATTGTCGCGGGCAtcgacgacggccgcgcggtCTGGGAGGGTGAAGAGGGCAGTGTCCCggccctcgacgagcccagcgccgaggcgccggcagagattgtcgaggcgctgcgccgtctCCTGGCCGACTTTGCCGAAGTGcccctcgacgaggtggcgccgacgacgccgctccttgcgctgggTCTCGACTCGATTGCGTCgatccgcctcgcggcgcgcgcgcgtctgcaAGGCATCGTCCTCCAGTCCAAGGACCTTGCGCAGCCCCATGCCGCAGCGATCGCTGCCTCGTATGCGCAGAAGCGCACGGAGCACGCCGAGATCCGTGCGCCGGTTTCGGTCGAGGAggcagcgcacgcggtgcgctgTGCGCCGAACGAGATCGAGACCGTGCTACCGGTCACGTCCGGCCAGGCGATGCACCTTGCTAACATTGCTCAGCAGGCATACCATGTCGGTGTTTATTCGTTTGCGTATCGTGCCAAGAATCTCGATGCACACGCTATGGGCGCCGCGTGGGAGGccctgcagcgccgtcATGCACTCCTGCGTTCCATCTTTACGGCAGGCGGCGTTCAGTGCACGCCGTTCCAGGTGCAGGttgcggcgtcgcgcccgctCGGGGTGTACACAGTGCAAAGCAAGTCGGTGCACGACCTTGTGCACGATACGATCCGCCAGCGCCTGACGCCGGCCGGTGTGTTTACGCGTGCGGTCGCCGACTTGGACCTTGTGCAAGGCACTGATGGCGACGCGGTCGTCATCACGCTCATCCATCCCATGTACGACGCATggtcgctgccgctgcttctcgacgacctcgtcAAGTTGTATCatggcgcgacgccgaccagcgcaGTCGGTATCGAGAGCGTGTTGCGTGTGCcgtacgaggcggcggcgctgcgtacgcACTTTGCTCCGTACGCatctgcgccgccgtgccTGCTGGGCGGCTCTGGCCAGCGGACACGCGATACGTTTGTGCACCGCCCCGATGCCGTGCCGTTGGagtcgctgcgtgcgcttgcGTCACAGcacggcgcctcgctcccTGCAGTTCTGCTTGCGGGcgtggcgcacgtcgtgcagcagcaCACCAACACGACACCGGTCGTGGGTGTGCAGCAAAAtgcacgcctcgccgacattcccgacgtcgagcgcctcgcggcgccgtgcctgaatgtcgtgccgctcgtgtgcgaggtcggcgccgagctcggtgcgAGTGCCGCGCACATTCAGGCCACGCTGCAGGCCAGCCGCCCGTATGAGCAAGTGAgtctcgaggcggtgcaccGTGCGCTGGGCCTTGCGTTCACGCCGCGTTTCAACGTCAGCGTGAATATTCTCGCTAtggaggagctcgccgcacgcaccgaCGGCCCCTGGACGCCGATGCCCGACATTGGCCTGGAGCTGCTgagcagccgcggcgcgtttGCGTCTGCGAGCCCCTTGGATGCGTGGGACGGCCGCCGTTGCTttgccgcgacgccgatcgCGATCGATCTGTGcatcggcgcctcgctgagtgtcgtgctgcgctgcggcgacgATGTGCTCGatgcgtcggccgccgaggccttGGTGGGTGCGATTACCAACGAATTTCAATAGCTACTTGTGTCCAATACTAGCAAACTGATCCATTCGCCCGATATTCACAAAGAGCACGAGAATTGAGATGAAACGCAGGCCACGCCACAGACTCTCGTGGCCCTCTTCGGCGACCATCTTTTtcgccgcgtcgatcgcgccgGTGTACGGAGCGACGGTCGTGGCGCCATAGTACGACTCCGCCTCGTTCAGCGGCTCCGTGCACGGGCGCAGCGAAATCACCGGCTCAGACGtcggctcgagcgtgcgcggcgtaAAGACatcgggctcggcggcgtcctcggcgtgtaaggcgctcgaggcggtgcgctgcgtcgcaagACGCACAATCAGCACCTGGATCGGAACGGTGAGTGCAACGGTCAGCGCCGAGTACACGACGAGCACCAGAAAGCGCACCGCAGTGAGCTTCGCCGCAGCTTCCGGAGCGCCCAGCACAAAGTGGACGAAATTCGCGCGGTACGCTTCGAGGACAAAGTTGGGCGTCGCCTGCAGGCCGGTGGCGACAAGCTGGCGCACAAGGAGAAGGACGAACACGCCAGGGAGAGTGTACAGGCGCCACGGGTTCTTGatctcggcctcggacAGGACCGCACGCAGGCAGCGCTTCGGCTCCTTCCAGTTCAGGCGGCGGGGGTAGACCATGGTGCGGTACAGCACGACCTCGAATGGGAGAGAAATGAGCACCGGGCCGATGATCGAGATGAAAATGTACGCGATAAACAGGTACTTTTCGCCGTGCTTCGGGATCGAGACTTGCGACGTAAGGATCACGATAAAGAGCACACCGAGGAGCGAGACGAGTGCGACGAGGTAGTTCATCACAAACGACACGGTTGCGCCTTGGTAGAGACCACGCCAGCCTTCAAGCTGCTTCGTACGGCTGACCATGGTCAGGACGCCGTTGACCTGAGGGCCGAgcttgggcggcggctcgctgcTCTCGCTCAGGGCGACACCTTTGGGGCGGTAGTTGGCACAGTGGCGAACATAGCCCATCCATGTCCAGAAACTCATGAAGAGAGTAATGAGAACGTTGGCAGCCAGTAACGctgcgacgagcagcgcaaggcccaCCGCCTTGGCTGCGCGGATGGCGCTGTACTTGAGACTCCGCATCATGGTGGATGCAGACACGTGGAGGTTGAGTGGCGTACAGGTACTCGCATGGAGGCCCGAGCGAGGAGGGTGGGTCGAGGTGGATCGAGACGAGGTGCAAGGTGGTCGTGCAGAAGTAGTATTCGTAGGTAGGTGGGATCGACCACGATCAGGAGTAGAGCCGTTGGATCTGACGGGATGGTCCGTGTGCACGGACCACCTGGGCCGGGACGCATCGAGGGCGCTGCCTAGGAGCACAAGGCACCAGTACACTCGTTGAGTCAAGGCTTTCTTTGCTGCTAGACCGATCTTTTTTGGGCAAAGCCATACTACGAGCTGTGCCTTCATCATGTCCTCCTCTGCTAGCCCCTTTTACCGTCCCTTTTGACGGGTTCTTTTTGGGTAAGACACTATGTATACCATGTACCTTGTATGTTCCTGCTTTCCTCGTCTCTTTCCGGTAGTAAACGCCACAATTCACCGGATGCAACCACCCTCCCCCGCCATACCCTGTTGCGATCCGGATCGGCACGCGTCAACACATCATCACGTGCACTGCCTGGTCCATCGCACCACCATGGCGCAGGTTCTCGAATATGCCATGCAGGGTACGTCGCGTCGCTAATGCAGCTCGGGACCGGCTCAAAGACTTCCGCGAGACGCGTCTTTCGACCGTGCGCCCCCTGAGCGAGTTCGTCGACTACCACCGCATCAGTCGCCCGCGGGATACCAACGAGGCCGTGCAACGTATCACGTACAACACGCGTCACTTTTCGGGCAATTATGCGGTGCTCATCGGTGTACTGGCCGTGTACGGAATGTAGGTGTTCGCGCTAACGCAGCATCATGGACCCCATCCTGATTCTCGCTGTCGGCGTGTTGGTCGGTGGATTTGCGGCGATCAACCGCTTCGGTATGTCGTGCACCTAACGCAGCTCCGGAGCCCATGCAGGTCGGCAACCACGTCGTGACGCAAAAGAGCTTGTACGCTGCtctgctcgtcgtcggtaCGTGCCGCAACTCACCCAGGCCTCATCCTGCTCTGGTTCGCGAACCCCTTTGCGCTGATCTTTTGGCTGGTCGGCAGCAGTGCGTTCCTTATTCTGGGCCATGCGGCGTTCATTGAGCCGCCAGTGTCGAGCGAATACGCAGGCGTCGAGGTACGTCGCTTTTCTCACCCAGACGGTCTAAGCGCGAGAATGGCACGTGGGCCGTGCATTCAGCGCACCATCGACCTGGATGGCATCCGCCCGGCCGACGGGAGCCGAGGCCACCGTCTACAGGCATGTCCTGCCACAGTACTACCATAGAGTTGCGACACTCGAGGGTTATTTGAAGCAAgtcgcgc
This window of the Malassezia japonica chromosome 4, complete sequence genome carries:
- a CDS encoding uncharacterized protein (antiSMASH:Cluster_1; EggNog:ENOG503PC2S; TransMembrane:4 (i12-36o100-120i132-152o244-266i); COG:C), whose protein sequence is MMRSLKYSAIRAAKAVGLALLVAALLAANVLITLFMSFWTWMGYVRHCANYRPKGVALSESSEPPPKLGPQVNGVLTMVSRTKQLEGWRGLYQGATVSFVMNYLVALVSLLGVLFIVILTSQVSIPKHGEKYLFIAYIFISIIGPVLISLPFEVVLYRTMVYPRRLNWKEPKRCLRAVLSEAEIKNPWRLYTLPGVFVLLLVRQLVATGLQATPNFVLEAYRANFVHFVLGAPEAAAKLTAVRFLVLVVYSALTVALTVPIQVLIVRLATQRTASSALHAEDAAEPDVFTPRTLEPTSEPVISLRPCTEPLNEAESYYGATTVAPYTGAIDAAKKMVAEEGHESLWRGLRFISILVLFVNIGRMDQFASIGHK